The genomic window CTATGGTATTAggtaataaaacatcaatgacatttgatagtgaatttaattattatataaaataaataagatgttcgaaaatacaatttgagtataaatattttaaaagcaataatttattaccagttttaaaaaggtttataccagtataaatacggcctcccctttatgataaatggactgttccatttgctataaaattaaaatattatctagTCGTTCCCTACATGCCCCgctcactctaataaaaaacatgtaatcgtatttattttccttccatttagtcagaggcgctgatgtcggccttgtgattggtggaacatgacttttgacaaatcctgcgctatctgtgaatctgtgttcgtgttcgttcgttcgttgtcgttcacttattttatatggtcggttatgtgaatgtgttttgtgtcaccataaaaagctgatattcagtcgtgttttttaaaggtaagtttttctgattgtaggtactgtttatccaacagttttaaaatacacattttatttcacgttttgttgttaggtctaatggctccgttcagctgttgtgtgcagacggtggaaaaattcgacaagtaaacatttatttaatccaaattactcatatttctatgtaaaatgtcacattattgtttaaataaataagtaagaaacaaaagttgtttgtgttttacctttattgtccacttaaataaataaactattaaatattggaagtaccgtattgaggctatgatgtacctagcatggaggctagattatgccactcttcctatccaatcaacagcaagaatgtttaaaatttcacacctatcatgtagAAGCTACAGACCATAGAGAAATAAACAAGGTTGTTACAACAAGGTTGTTACATACAACAACTTGTTGTTATTTCTCTatgctacagaccacttatgtggaggccagatttgtagtatccttccgctgaaatacgtgacatatcttttgaagggtaagatcgcattctaccaaatcacacaacactttttttcTATGGTTCTCTAAACTccacacaactggctagtgattgtagaaggtaatttttttgttttttgagaattttgccgaaattggcaaaattactaattatttagtaataattattaactatttagaaattatttttttgtcgaattggcaaaattattgactaaaatcactagccagtattgtgtctgtgtacatccttctaatggaaaaaaatatttgaagatttttctcaaattatcaagaacattttcatttataactcttttatttttaatttgacaaataaaagttattcttcataaaaagctcttcttgttctaagatttatgatgcaaccgtgtcccaaaagtaggggaacggtcgaatatttcgcgaactaaacatcggatggaaaaactgaaaaatacgtgttcaatcattttcaaaaatctatccaatgacaccaaacagcaactcccactacaccccctggaggtggggtggggggtaactttaaaatcttaaatggaaacccctagtttttcttgcagatttgcattcgttacgtaaaagtaagtaacttttatgcaagacattttttcgaactgtgaatagatggcgctataattgggaaaaacgatttatcctgataccataggtaaattatagaaacggtctaatatcttgagaaatacacttccaaataagaaaccaaaaaaaagatttttaatatttttcgaaaacctatcgacaaacactaaacatgaccctccaacccaccccctggaggtgtggtggggggtaactttaaaatcttaaatagcaacccccactttttattgcagattcgaattcgtcatgaaaaattaagcaacgtttattcgaaacattttttaaaaatgctgatagatggcgctaataaatcgtatttttccaattaaagcgccatctatcaacaattctaaaaaatgttgcttagtttttcatgacaaatccgaatctgtaataaaaagtgggggttgctatttaatattttaaagttaccccccaccccacctccagggggtgggttggagggtcatgtttagtgttattcgataggttttcgaaaagttttaaaaaaatttgtttggtttcttatttggaagtgtatttctcgagatattagaccgtttctataatttacccatggtatcaggataaatcgttttttcccaattatagcgccatctatccacagttcgaaaaaatctcttgaataaaagttgaataaaacttttacgtaacgaatccaaatttgcaagaaaatctaggggtttccatttgagattttaaagttaccccccaccccacctccagggggtgtagtggaggttggtgtttggtgtcattggatagatttttgaaaatgattgaaaacgtatttttcagtttttcgatcctatgttcagttcgcgaaatattcgaccgttccactacttttgggacaccttgtataaaattttattaattttatacgaggtatataaaaaatatgaatttcgatcaagagtaaactacctttatagttcataacatttaaattagaatgatataattgcacattaaaacataattattaattctaaattacttttcataatagaaatttaccatattatgaattaaaatacgtaaatatacaaagttttcgttatgacaatgctcgcattttcagcttgtttttataTCTGATTTTAAAAGAAAAGTTTAAAATCATAAATTGATTTACTATCACAATCTCTACTAATTAGGCAACCCATCATACACAACTAGATTAAAATAGAAATTttcgtatttattaatttaatttaacaatttGTTGCGTTTTCTTTACATTAGTTGCAGGTGTGTCAGTGTAATGCTCATTATCAATTGAAtcgcttattgtataaagggaATAAGTCCACTTCCGTACGAAATTAAAAGGAGATATATGTACATTTTGTTAAACCAACGACGACGGATCGATGAGTCTATAAAGGAAATTTGTATCTCTCACCGTACGCAAAATATCGCacgataaaatttttgttgagcgTATAAAGGGAACTAGTCCGGGACCGATTACCTTTATACAATAATTCTTACGTTAGTTAGTCTTACGATGTATTTAAGGTCTCGTTTGTAATAATAaacccatgatactataaataacaaagataatatattgcacatccggaagtcgtgacgtaactggagaccggcaagttcgtaatggttcgtaatcattcgtaatgtccgattactttgaattgttcgcggttgtattttatattttatctttgacagttattttgactggaatctcgacactaaattcttttcgaatgcattgaagtttaatgttattttgctaattgaataatttcatcacataatgcatacaaatcccatttaactttaacaagaattcaaattcaacttccggtctccagttacgtaatcaatgcgcgaactcggacgtatttgagctacgggaaaatactatctATTTACAGGATCATGAATTaacctttttttataaataaattaataatttaactgTAGAGAAGCAGCACCATTTCATCTTTTATTCATTGATTGTATAAAGGAATCAACTCCCAGCCTTTAAAAACGACTCTTTGAGCTTAATCGTTTTCAAAGCCAAGTTTGCTGTATCACATGTCACACTAGTCTCCTTCTACATTTCATCTGCAGAAAAAAAGTTGATAGATCATCAAGTTTCTAAAttaaatagtttttttcgtttttctcaaaactaagtaTTGTGGACTTATaccctttatacaataagcgaTTCAATTGCTTGGAGAAATTGTTTACAAAATTCTGAAATAATACAGTTAAAAGAGGAAAATTTTGTCTAGAGCTAGCCCAAAAACGAAAAACGATATTGTTAACATTTTATTCATACTCATACTCaaatatactccatctaatttacttaccgttgcacgtcatccgcgtcatagcccgtgacgtcacatgataccaacacgaaatatttaggcggtagatgtgttcttttttagaatcactttgccgagtacactagcattacagccactagacatattttattatatacgcgtagaaataatatttagaGATTTccattaatgttaacttaaagaaatacacaataatatgtttcatttaatttgtattaatggattataaagcgtttttatgaagcacatttgttcggactacactgtaactataatcgaacgaaggtgatattttggcataaattggtttgctgacggtttctgactagtttgactgtttgctagaacaaacttATTATCAAGTGCTAAGATTGATAATATAGAGACAGATGAGGGGAGGAAGGAATATAGGAAGAAGAGTATGGTAGCAAAATTAAGgtactggtttaaatgcagttccataGAACTTTTCTGAGCAgaggtagatagagtaaagatagtgatgatgatatccaacctccgattgagAGCCGTCACTTAAAGAAGATTTAGAAAATAAACAACTAAGTAGGCCAAtaacaacatatttatttatttattatttacagaCCATTCCCATTGACCGATTATATACAGACTGTttgtctaaaagaaaataaaggatttatttatttaattttatgttcattattatttCATCTTTATCGTGTTTTACTTGTGGTATAGTACTTACTGCAGATGCTGAATATTGAACGGGCTCGAAATTATTATAAAGATAAATTTTATTCAGGATTTGATAAAGGCCAATaagaaaagatttttaaattatggcaAACAACACGATATTTGATCTTAAATACTAATATGAATGTcattatagtaaaaaaatatactaaGAATCAGTCTTGAATAAAAATTTGCCTTTGTACAACTTTTTCTATTATAAAGACGGCATTTAGGTTAGGttagatttttaagaaaaatgaaTAGTCATGCGAGGGTGCCTTATATGCCGAAAAGTCGAGTACATGCAAGTTCTGATCTGTTACTGCAAAAAGCGACTCTGCGTCGAACGCCAAACTATAAACTGGACTACTTTTGTTAAATTTCTTCTGTGATGAGTCCATGAAGTACATCTAAAAGAGGAAGATCTTAGtattagtaaaaatttaaaaattagtaaaaaataaaatggatTTAAAACAAGTTAAAGAGTCGAAGATTTAAACAGTCGAATCAACTGAGAATATTTCAGAGCAAAATACTAAGAAAGATATTTGGACCAACCCATTGCAGCGATGGCtcgtggagaattaaaatgaactacgagctggatgaactaatgcagagcgcagatatcAGAGCGCAGAGgttagatttgtaaagtcacaaagactaaattggcttggtcacttagaaagaatgccagataatcgagctgtaaaagtaatccaTATATGAAAGCCCCAAGGAAATAtaacattgttaagcaggccaagactcacaaaaAGGCTTGTTTTCCCCTATTTTTTAGTTGTATTAACTGCTATTTCGCGCAAgggtaataaattaaaatatttgtaaCCAGTCGTATCTTATAGAAAATCCAACTGTGACTATTTTATTTCATTACGATTTTGCTCTAAAGGAAAAGTAAAAAAACGATGTTTTTGAtcatttttaattactttaattttttatttccgaCCTATTTGAAAGAGAGGGAAATTCAaacaactttttctgcaaaaatcaGAATGTTTTCATTTTTCACAGATCCGGCCTGCTGTTTAAAGTTAAATTCTTTCTTTAAAACCTTCTTATTtaataaaagtgaaaaaaaaataatctttGATTTACCTGGGCTGCAGCACCTTTCCTGATATCCCACAAGGTGCATCTACCATGCACTTGAGCTCCAGCTATAAGAGTATTATGGAAATCATAATCCATACAGTACAAGCAAGTCGCACATGGATCGAAAAAACACCGCTCGAATTTCCCTGTCCTAAGGTCCCACATTCTGATATTAGAATCATAACCACACGTCCATATCTTATGCGGTCCATCCCATATTATATCATGGATTCCTTCTTTTACTGACTGATAAGATAAGACAAGTTCTTCTACGTCAGTCCtagtaaattataataaataatacgaAAAATACTTTTGTGAAAAGAGCAAAAGAAATATGAATTATTAACATCTGTAAACGGACATACAGTATGCAGCAAAATAACCAGTACTGAAATGTGTTATGTGCCGAAAGGTAGTGAGggtttccgaacgtcgttataacgtatgtgaatgtcaTGTTAATGTTGggtgcttcagaatggttctcagttttgcagaaaatttTTTTATCGTAGAGCACTATTTTCAGTCGTACGGAAAAGGTCGCGAAAATGGCACAAGCTTAAAagcaacaatggtttcagcaagaCGGTGCAACCTGTCACAGGGCCAGGATATTTTCAAATACTGAGCGATCATTTTGGGGATCACCTTATTTCACGTGACAGTGATTTTCCGTACCCATCGCACTCACCAGAATCGCCAcctgatgcgtacatatggggaatgctgaaggaggcaGACCGATCTACCATCTGACATTCCGGAATtacggactagaattaaagatttttttcgtgccagagggcATAGCATATGTTTTATCATGAATAATGTTTGCAAATCTATATCATATTGTCGATTATTTGCAAAAAGgggacatttttatatttttactgagTGAAACTTAGCTCCTTTTTACAcaaccaatttaaaaaaatgttacttGGCACCAAAAAATTATGAGACTATCTCAACAACAGTAAATAATATACTTGACCCCTTTTTACAGAATAGTTAGAACCTTCATATACCTATCATTTTTGCACATAACCCCTCTTTTGAATAAAATGTCACTTGGCACCTTCTTGCAAATCAGCGACGTTATAtactaaatataatatataaacaagCATAAGTacttcaatattcatttcagtactgtttattttgctgcATACTATACTACAAAttactgataaatttcaggtgaaagtaggattgcaccaaggctcggtgcttagtccttatttactctcattagttttggaccagataacagcgaaactacagggtagcattccatggtgcctaatgtatgctgatgacgtagtgttaataggaaatagtgaaagagacttagaacaaaaactagcaCAGTGGAGACAGgctctggaggaaaaagatttaaaacttagtaggacaaaaacagagtatttggaatgttcatttaaagatggagttactacaaataaaatggtatctttggaaggtgaaatgattgtgaaaagcaatagttttaagtacctaggatcggtattacagagtaatggagaaatagatggagatgcatgcagtagaattagggctgaatGGATGAAATGgcaagaagcgagtggtgtgttgtgtgacagaaaaattccaatgaagctgaagggaaaattctataaaacagccataagaccggctatgatgtacggaactgaatgttgggcagtgaaaaagaaagaggaacaacgaatgcatgtggcggaaataagaATGCTTATATGGATAAGTGGAgcgacaaagaaggataaaattagaaatgagtatattaggggaagtctaggtgtggcaccaattgatgctaaaatgagagagcataggttaagatggtttggtcatgttcaacgtcgaggcgttaatcacccaatacgaagaatagctgaagtgcagattcctggaaggagtaggagaggaagaccaaagaagacctgggggtagacgataaggcaggacatgttggtaaagggtattaacattgatatgacccaagataaaaTGTGTGGAGAcatgcaattagggaagctgaccccgcatagggataaggcaaagagaatgatgatactaTACTACGAATTATGTATATTTACCTGTCTACATTGCGAATATAGAGATAACTGTAGTAATGGCGACCCGCTGTACCAATTGCTAATTTGTTTTCCACTGAAAATCCAACTTTCCAAATTACATCGTGATATGACCACGAAAgtactttatttatattttgggGAGTAACACTAGGTTCAACTTTCGAAACAATTACATCACCTCCTCTAGCCCCAGACGCCAATAAGCTACAGCTGTTATTTAGGGCTACGGAGTGCACATCATCCTGATGATATATTTTTAGCATAAATATTTTGCTATATCTATCTTGTAAGTCTTTCATCCAGAGTGATCCATCCCTGGAAGAAAAAAGAAATGTTGATACCTACAGTTTATTCGCATGACTTAAGCACTAGATATAAACAGTAGTTGACAGCGATGTCATCACaagcaacgaacgaaatggctaTTTGGTTAGtgtttgaatatttttggataacagttaattatataattaattaatttaattaatagaattattttttcactatctatgtattcagtgattacaataatttatatactatataataagaactaataatcgagaaacaAAAAGTGATCAGGTGATTTTTATAATATACTGTTACTATGGAATGAGAAAACatgttttactttaaaaaaataaaatcgttGTTTACATGCAGTGCATGTGCATGTCCTATAGAAATTTAGTGTAACAGGTCTTTCCATCATGTGACGAGAACAAGCACAGCTGCCATAttgacattattttttattatttggaaGAAGTACTAAACAATTATCGCCAGTGAAATGGCCATCGATGAAAAACTCCCTAAAATACGATCTCTAACAATTCCTTTCCAAAAATTATCTTGTTCTAGTCTATAGGCAAGGGCTGTTTCGTGGCCGATCAAATTTCAAGGAGGTAAGAGTGTATTCTTACTTATTTTAACCAGCTGAATTCGAATTTCAAACTTACTTTTGCGTCGGAAGTGACAGGGATTTGTTATGAacaattgtttaaattattataattcgtaaactaacaaatatagataatttttataaaatgcaatttgttcctttaaaaaaatctacaaaatgatgtttggtaaaCCTTGATCCAATAATTAGAACTGGAGATATTGCGAAAACATTGCAAAATTATGACATTTAGGATATTATTCGGCTGCATTCGATGCACAAGCATCGAATTTGGAATTCGAATTCAGCTTTTAAAAATACATAAGAATACATTCTGAAACTCTGTGGATGATGATCAGCCACAAAACAGGCCTGACCCCAGGACTATTCAGGGTATTGAGTATGTTCATTTGTTATCCAGTGAGAATTTTCCTCTAGCTTATTAGTTTTTGTAAGATAAATTACTACATATTGTCTTACCTCATCCCTGCTACTATCAAATTATTCTTAACGTGAAAATTAACAACATCTGCCTTGCTGCGCTGAACTGGAGGTGATAAAACATAGTGTGGATTAGCTGCATGTAGATTTCGATAACGTCTCTTGTAACAAAAAATGACTCCTCCACGACTTATCCACAAATATTTCTTAGATAGCTGAAGATAAGGTAGAAATTTTCGTTTGGAAAATAGCAATGGCGATTCAGTATATTTAGCTTCTATCCAATTACGAGAAATTCTTACTTTTTCAAAACTACTTAGTTTTCTGTTACATCTGAAACAAGCagtaaaaaaattaagttaagaGATTACTTAAGAGTACTATACTATAGTTACTAATATACCAAACAGAAATCTTTGTGAATTTTATGCAGAGATAATTCTTTAGCACAAAATTCGTATATTCTGTACACAAGAATgttacaacatttttttttcCAAGTCGTAGTAAAGTGGTGTGATAAGTAAATGTGAAATTTTGATGTTGTCAACAAAACATACAGAAAGAATGCCAGTAACATCAAGAAATGGAACTGTGAAAGAAAAGTTTCATTGATTTATCTGACCAAATAAAGGGTTATGCTTCCTGCTGTCTTGGAAGAACGATGAAGTAGT from Diabrotica virgifera virgifera chromosome 5, PGI_DIABVI_V3a includes these protein-coding regions:
- the LOC114329964 gene encoding F-box/WD repeat-containing protein 4 translates to MSHLCLENLSTEILIKIFSYLDLNDLMQLPYVCKRIRQIVLNWDNLLFKRFPTPLVTNQFSDEFLARCNRKLSSFEKVRISRNWIEAKYTESPLLFSKRKFLPYLQLSKKYLWISRGGVIFCYKRRYRNLHAANPHYVLSPPVQRSKADVVNFHVKNNLIVAGMRDGSLWMKDLQDRYSKIFMLKIYHQDDVHSVALNNSCSLLASGARGGDVIVSKVEPSVTPQNINKVLSWSYHDVIWKVGFSVENKLAIGTAGRHYYSYLYIRNVDRTDVEELVLSYQSVKEGIHDIIWDGPHKIWTCGYDSNIRMWDLRTGKFERCFFDPCATCLYCMDYDFHNTLIAGAQVHGRCTLWDIRKGAAAQMYFMDSSQKKFNKSSPVYSLAFDAESLFAVTDQNLHVLDFSAYKAPSHDYSFFLKI